In Vibrio alginolyticus NBRC 15630 = ATCC 17749, one genomic interval encodes:
- a CDS encoding porin: MKKHILTLLLPTLMASNAMAAQLYQAEDGSVLNIYSRLGFNVTSKNNEHGDANGEFDGRIGLNGSQTINEYASIIGQAQYQVGAAEYANQVNDKPSLTARYVWAGIDAKDYGRITGGRVASGLIMFTDIGDVFASSDVSMARQANKVDKTATQVFRQDGTLQYQNSLGNVDFSVAYILGNNTSELDYGYNAALRYTLDMGNLGTLAPVIAMQKNKGDARESNDTDYTFWGAGTRYYLGDLMLGALYSEDELEGYYSQTSTDKVMELTAVYSVNDKWALRAGYRSLENSDGDELELKDTTLEVQYKLTPRSSIYTNYVDRNGSRGYSNGQEVSFGGAHADESYYHLGLRYEL; encoded by the coding sequence ATGAAAAAGCACATTTTGACTCTACTTCTCCCTACATTGATGGCATCAAACGCAATGGCAGCGCAGCTGTATCAAGCGGAAGATGGGTCAGTTTTAAATATTTACTCTCGTCTTGGTTTCAATGTCACCAGTAAAAATAACGAGCACGGCGATGCAAATGGCGAGTTTGATGGCCGTATTGGTTTAAACGGTTCACAAACCATCAACGAGTACGCGTCGATCATCGGCCAAGCGCAATACCAAGTGGGTGCCGCTGAATACGCAAACCAAGTAAACGACAAACCGTCTCTGACCGCACGTTATGTATGGGCGGGTATTGATGCGAAAGATTATGGTCGCATTACTGGTGGTCGCGTGGCATCTGGGTTGATTATGTTTACCGACATTGGTGATGTGTTCGCCTCTTCCGATGTTTCTATGGCGCGCCAAGCGAATAAAGTCGACAAAACCGCAACGCAAGTTTTCCGTCAAGATGGCACGCTGCAATACCAAAACAGCCTAGGTAATGTCGATTTTTCTGTCGCGTACATTTTAGGAAACAACACTTCTGAGCTCGACTACGGTTACAACGCTGCACTGCGTTATACGCTAGACATGGGGAATTTGGGTACCTTGGCACCAGTGATAGCGATGCAGAAGAATAAAGGTGATGCACGTGAAAGCAACGACACCGATTACACATTCTGGGGTGCAGGTACGCGTTACTACCTAGGTGATTTGATGTTGGGTGCGTTGTACTCGGAAGATGAACTAGAGGGCTATTACTCACAAACCAGTACCGACAAAGTGATGGAACTAACGGCGGTTTACAGTGTAAATGACAAATGGGCACTGCGTGCTGGTTATCGTTCTTTAGAAAATAGTGATGGTGACGAGCTAGAGCTGAAAGATACAACGCTAGAAGTGCAATACAAACTGACGCCTCGTTCTTCTATCTACACAAACTACGTTGATCGTAACGGCTCGCGTGGCTACAGCAATGGACAAGAAGTCTCGTTTGGCGGTGCACACGCAGACGAAAGCTACTACCACTTAGGTCTCCGTTACGAGCTGTAA
- a CDS encoding Type 1 glutamine amidotransferase-like domain-containing protein, giving the protein MRKHCIAIGGGGWMMGENPSPLDQYILSLSCKENPNICFIPTATGDADEVIERFYDAKLSENVTHFPLFKFEAGWKETLFEQDIIYVGGGNTRSMLAIWREWGIDRILKQCYEQGIIICGMSAGAICWFEFAVTDSDPEAYQVMRCLGFIDGLAAAHFSHVGEKFEVFQAFARSQPSITCYGIHDYAALHFVDGKLLATVTSLPDAGVLVKTGNEENILRG; this is encoded by the coding sequence ATGCGAAAACACTGTATTGCGATTGGCGGTGGGGGCTGGATGATGGGAGAGAATCCGAGCCCGCTCGATCAATACATTTTGTCTTTGTCTTGTAAGGAGAATCCAAACATTTGTTTTATACCTACAGCCACGGGAGATGCTGATGAAGTGATTGAACGTTTTTACGATGCGAAGCTTAGTGAAAACGTGACCCATTTTCCGCTGTTTAAGTTTGAAGCTGGTTGGAAAGAAACGCTATTTGAACAAGACATCATTTACGTAGGTGGCGGTAATACGCGTTCGATGTTGGCCATTTGGCGCGAATGGGGAATCGATAGAATACTCAAGCAGTGTTATGAACAAGGCATCATCATTTGTGGCATGAGCGCAGGTGCAATTTGTTGGTTTGAGTTTGCGGTGACAGACAGTGATCCCGAAGCATACCAAGTTATGCGTTGTCTTGGATTTATTGACGGTTTGGCTGCGGCACATTTTTCTCATGTAGGTGAGAAGTTCGAGGTTTTCCAAGCCTTTGCTCGTTCTCAACCGAGCATCACTTGTTATGGCATTCACGATTATGCGGCATTGCACTTTGTTGATGGAAAATTGTTAGCTACTGTCACCAGCCTCCCTGATGCAGGCGTGTTGGTTAAAACAGGTAACGAAGAAAACATATTGCGAGGGTGA
- a CDS encoding LysR family transcriptional regulator: MEIKWLSYVPLYVALCEERSIAGAAKRLNCSNAHVSRQLKQLEDILSVQLIQRTTRQFNLTYDGLRFYQQVKQLLEGAEQINEQVMANEIVSGKLRIAASASFGSALLSQTLIEFRLQHPQVSVEVIFTETPLDLIEAGFDIAFYFTDTPPEGYVGHQLRTLHCKPIAHRSYLADKPNVSTPEELGDLEHILYKSRDLVLDKWTFTHKQTQQQCSIELESTLSFNLVQSMLDATLTGCGVAMLDEFALAKLDPAQKEQLVSLLPEWQTDAILPLYLLYPKREHLPRRTRAFIEHFRNIYSVGE, translated from the coding sequence ATGGAAATAAAATGGCTCAGCTACGTACCACTTTACGTCGCTTTGTGTGAGGAACGGAGTATTGCTGGTGCAGCAAAGCGACTGAATTGTTCGAATGCGCATGTAAGTCGGCAACTTAAACAGCTTGAAGACATATTGTCGGTGCAGCTTATTCAGCGAACTACGCGCCAGTTTAATTTGACCTACGATGGTTTGCGGTTTTATCAGCAGGTAAAGCAACTGCTCGAAGGCGCTGAGCAGATCAATGAGCAAGTCATGGCAAACGAGATCGTATCGGGAAAATTGAGAATAGCGGCGTCCGCTTCTTTCGGATCTGCGTTACTCAGCCAAACATTGATCGAGTTTCGATTGCAACATCCACAAGTGAGCGTCGAAGTGATCTTCACAGAGACGCCTCTCGACTTGATTGAGGCTGGGTTTGATATCGCATTCTACTTTACCGATACTCCTCCAGAGGGATACGTCGGCCATCAGCTACGCACTTTACACTGTAAACCGATCGCTCATCGCTCGTATTTAGCTGATAAACCAAATGTAAGTACGCCAGAGGAGCTTGGTGACTTAGAGCACATCCTTTATAAAAGTCGTGACTTGGTGTTAGACAAGTGGACGTTTACGCATAAGCAAACTCAACAGCAGTGCAGCATTGAGTTAGAAAGTACGCTGAGTTTTAATCTTGTCCAGTCCATGTTGGATGCTACTTTGACTGGCTGTGGTGTAGCCATGTTAGATGAATTTGCACTGGCTAAACTCGACCCTGCACAAAAAGAACAACTCGTGAGTTTGCTGCCAGAATGGCAAACGGATGCGATTTTGCCGCTTTATCTGCTTTACCCAAAACGTGAGCACTTACCAAGAAGAACGCGAGCGTTCATCGAACACTTTAGGAACATATATTCTGTCGGCGAATAG
- the catC gene encoding type C chloramphenicol O-acetyltransferase, with amino-acid sequence MSVFDTWLKGQVIKDHITNPNIIVGDYSYYSGFYHQKSFEEQAVRYLLGDPVTLQEWQSREPDSIDKLIVGKFCSIASGATFMMAGNQGHRIDWISTFPFSPEEFGEGVQDGFERAGDTVVGNDVWIGGEAMIMPGVNIGDGAVIGARAVVTKDVQPYSVVVGNNQVVRQRFSDKEIETLLNIQWWNWPIEHIKQAMKVMCSSQVGALADYYQEHIVDL; translated from the coding sequence ATGAGTGTTTTCGACACGTGGTTAAAAGGTCAAGTCATTAAAGATCACATCACTAATCCCAATATCATCGTTGGCGATTACAGCTATTACTCGGGCTTCTATCATCAAAAAAGCTTCGAAGAGCAAGCGGTACGCTACTTGTTGGGTGACCCCGTCACACTTCAAGAATGGCAAAGTAGAGAACCCGATAGCATCGACAAATTAATCGTTGGCAAGTTTTGTTCCATCGCTTCTGGAGCCACCTTCATGATGGCAGGAAACCAAGGTCATCGCATTGACTGGATTTCGACCTTCCCCTTCTCTCCTGAAGAATTTGGAGAAGGCGTACAAGACGGTTTCGAGCGTGCCGGAGACACAGTGGTGGGAAATGATGTTTGGATTGGCGGTGAGGCGATGATCATGCCCGGAGTAAACATCGGCGATGGAGCCGTCATCGGAGCACGCGCCGTAGTGACGAAAGACGTGCAACCTTATTCTGTGGTGGTTGGAAACAACCAAGTCGTACGTCAACGATTCAGCGATAAAGAGATTGAAACTCTACTCAATATCCAATGGTGGAACTGGCCAATAGAACACATTAAACAAGCAATGAAAGTAATGTGTAGCAGCCAAGTGGGTGCGCTTGCGGACTACTATCAAGAGCACATTGTCGATTTGTAG